In Nostoc edaphicum CCNP1411, the sequence ACCGGATGCTGAAAGTGTGAGTGCAAGTCTTGATAGGGTAATGCGTAATTCGTAAAATGTCCAAGGCAAAGCGGCGACGTTGCACCAACTGGGAATTCTCTACGCCAACAAAGGGGAAGTGGATCAAGCGATCGCACTTTTCAATCAGTCTTTGGAAATAAAAGAACGCATTGGAGATGTCCAAGGCAAAGCGGCGACGTTGCACCAACTGGGAATTCTCTACGCCAACAAAGGGGAAGTGGATTAAGCGATCGCACTTTTCAATCAGTCTTTGGAAATAAATGAACGTATTGGTAATGTCCAAGGCAAAGCAGCGACGTTGCACCAACTGGGAATTCTCTACAGCCAACAAAGGGGAAGTGGATGAGGCGATCGCACTCTACAATCAGTCTTTGGAAATAACAGAACGCATTGGTAATGTCCAAGGCAAAGCTGAGACGTTGCACCAACTGGCAGGTATCTACGCTAACAAAGGCGAAGTGGATCAAGCGATCGCACTTTACAAGGAGTCTTTGGAAATAAATGAACGCATTGGAAATGTCCAAGGCAAAGCAATGACTCTGCGGAGGTTAGGAGATTTGGCAGAACAGCAGGGTGAATACACTAAAGCGATATCCTATTTGCAACCAG encodes:
- a CDS encoding tetratricopeptide repeat protein, giving the protein MHQLGILYANKGEVDQAIALFNQSLEIKERIGDVQGKAATLHQLGILYANKGEVD
- a CDS encoding tetratricopeptide repeat protein; the encoded protein is MSKAKQRRCTNWEFSTANKGEVDEAIALYNQSLEITERIGNVQGKAETLHQLAGIYANKGEVDQAIALYKESLEINERIGNVQGKAMTLRRLGDLAEQQGEYTKAISYLQPALEILQRLQSPYAESVRASLDRVMGNS